A window from Scyliorhinus canicula chromosome 19, sScyCan1.1, whole genome shotgun sequence encodes these proteins:
- the LOC119954254 gene encoding glucose-6-phosphatase-like isoform X3 gives MDLLHSSGVELVQYLQVNYQDAQSWFTFISFAADLRNTFFVFFPIWFHLCEAVGIKLLWVAVIGDWLNLIFKWILFGQRPYWWVHETSYYGNSSFPVLEQYPITCETGPGSPSGHAMGSAGVWYVMVTAFLTSTLPNKQHCVQKWCLRAVLWTVFWVVQVCVCASRVFVATHFPHQVCLGVISGMVVAEVFGRINAIYNVSFKQYLKITLLLFSFALGFYLLLKILGVDLLWSVEKAKRWCARAEWVHIDSTPFASLVRNMGALFGLGLALNSPIYVESCKGKRSQQFSFRLSCIVSSLITLHLFDSVKPPTQREFLFYLLSFCKSAAVPLAAVAFVPYCVSQVVNQEEKKLR, from the exons ATGGATCTGCTCCACAGCTCGGGGGTAGAACTGGTGCAGTATCTACAAGTGAATTATCAGGACGCCCAGAGCTGGTTCACTTTCATCTCTTTCGCTGCTGACCTGAGAAACACCTTCTTTGTTTTCTTCCCCATCTGGTTCCACCTGTGTGAGGCGGTGGGCATCAAACTCCTGTGGGTGGCAGTGATTGGAGACTGGCTCAACCTCATCTTTAAATG GATATTATTTGGCCAGAGACCTTACTGGTGGGTTCATGAAACGTCCTACTATGGCAACTCGTCTTTTCCTGTGTTAGAGCAATACCCCATCACCTGTGAAACAGGGCCAG GAAGTCCGTCGGGTCACGCCATGGGATCAGCTGGGGTTTGGTATGTGATGGTGACAGCCTTTCTGACCAGCACACTTCCGAATAAGCAGCACTGCGTCCAAAAGTG GTGTCTTCGTGCTGTATTGTGGACTGTATTCTGGGTGGTGCAGGTCTGTGTCTGTGCATCCAGAGTGTTCGTGGCCACTCATTTCCCACACCAGGTCTGTCTGGGAGTCATTTCAG GGATGGTTGTGGCCGAAGTATTTGGTCGAATTAATGCAATCTACAACGTAAGCTTCAAGCAGTATCTGAAGATCACTCTCCTCCTCTTTTCCTTCGCTCTGGGCTTTTACCTGCTGTTGAAGATACTGGGAGTGGATCTGCTGTGGTCTGTGGAGAAAGCCAAGAGATGGTGCGCCCGGGCAGAGTGGGTCCACATCGACAGCACTCCCTTCGCTAGTCTGGTCAGGAACATGGGAGCCTTGTTTGGATTAGGATTAGCCCTCAACTCCCCCATTTATGTGGAAAGCTGCAAAGGAAAGAGAAGCCAGCAGTTCAGCTTCAGACTAAGTTGCATCGTGTCGTCCCTGATCACCCTGCACCTGTTTGACTCGGTGAAGCCCCCGACACAGAGAGAATTCCTGTTTTACTTACTGTCTTTCTGTAAGAGTGCCGCCGTGCCTCTGGCAGCTGTGGCATTCGTTCCGTACTGTGTGTCACAAGTTGTAAACCAGGAGGAAAAGAAGCTTCGGTAG